GGCCGGGCTGCCGTAGCCGCGCCAGCGGGCCACGCAGGCAAAATCTTCGGGCCGGCTTAGCTGCCCCGGTTGCCGCAGCGAGTCGAGCACGGCCTTCAAGCCCGCGCCGCGCCGGATGTAGAGATAAGCCGGGCCTTCCACGGCCGCCGGCACGTTGGAGCGGTACAGCAGCTGGTAAGCCAGGCCTGCTGCCAGGGCGGCCAAAGCTAGCACCAGGACGACCAGCCAGCCGCGCCGGCTCTGCCGGGTGGGCCGGGAAGAGTCGACAACGAGCACAGGCACAACAGGTTCGGTCATAAGGTAGCCCGCGGAGTAGCCATCCGGCAGCAAATTGCCAAAAGTAGTGCCAGCCGGGTAAGCCACGCACTGACCAGTTGCGCCGCGCCACGCATATAATTTTCTATATATTTACTGCTTCCGCCGGCACACCACGAATACGCTCACTGGCATAATGCATACGCTAACATTCTGACTTACAAATCCGTAGCAAGGCTTCAGTCAGGAAATTACAGGCATGAACCGTGGCATGTACCAGACATCCGCGCAATAACCACGTCTTATATCCTAAGTATTATGTATAAATATAAATAATACTTGATTTTCCCTATTTGACAGTCTGTATAGGTTTGCCGGGCTTACCAGCCTAACAATATACCTGGGAAGTGTGGCAGCACGCTTAGTGCTATCTCGCTAGCCCTGCAACGCATCTTCTAATTCCGTGATTTCCAAACCATGACGGGCAGCAGTTTCGCCCAGCAGCTGGCGCTGCCAGGGGCGCAGGGCGGCCAGGCTGCCCTGCTCTACCACATCACCAATCAACCGGTTGCTGAGCACGGTATTGGCCAGCACGGGGCTGTAATCGGTCGCCAGATGATTTTTGATAGTCGTAAGCAGCGCTTCGCGGGCTTCGGCGCGCGCGGCCACGGGGCCGCCAAAGCGGCGGCGAAAAGGCTGCGGCCGGCGCTGGTCGGCGGGCAGCGGGCCATCGGGCACCAGGTCGGCGGTAGCCAGGGCCACCAGCTCGTCGGCGTAGGGCGCGCGCTTTAGCTCGGGGTGCAGGCCTCCGGCATTGCGCAGGGCCCCGTGCGAGGCAATAGGCTGATGCGCCAGCTCGGCCAGCCGGTCGTTACTGAGCACCATGTAGCTGGGCCGGTCGAGCTGCCGCGCCACGCGGTCGCGCAGGGCATACAGCTCGCGAAACAGCGGCAACTCGGCCGGACCGATGCGAAACTTGCCGGCCAGGCGCAGGTGGGGGCGCAGCTCGTCGCGGCCGTAGCGCACGGCTTCGAGCGCCAGGTTTTCCTCGGCCGCCCACTGGGCCCGGCCCTGCTCCTGCAAGCGCACTGCCAGGCGGTCGGTCAGCTCAAAAAGATAGAGCACATCATTGGCCGCGTACTCTTTCTGGGCTTCGGTAAGCGGGCGCTTCAGCCAGTTCGACTTTTGCTCGCCCTTGTCTACCTCAAAGCCCAGCTCGCTCTGAATCAGGCGGCCCAGCGAGATATTGTTATCCTCGAGCGCCAGCAGGGTAAACTGCACGCTGGTATCGACGATGGTGCGACAGTGCACATCAAACAGCTCGTCGAGGAGCAGGATATCGGACTTGCAGGAGTGAAACACCTTGGCCACGGCGGGGTCGCGCAGCACCGCAAACAGCGGCTCGAGCCCGGCGGCCATCTCGGGCTCCAGCGGAAGGGGGTCAATTAAGTAAACACTTTCTCCATCAAATACCTGAATAAGGGCAACATGACGGCCGTACCGATAGCGGTTGTCGTCAAACTCCAGGTCGATGCCAATGCGCGGCAGGGTGGCGAAGTGAGCGGCGGCCTCGGCCACCTGGGCCGCCGTAGTGAGGTAGTGGATAGTAGGCTTCATGCGTGGCAGCAAAGGTACGGGGCCAGGCTAAACGCAACAGACATCGAAATCACCATAGCTTTTCAGAGGAACTAGGGAAACATGAAGATTTTATGTAAGGCATCAACGGCGAAAAACTATGCTTTTTTCTAATTTACCTAAAATTATTAAGGCAGTTTTGCACAGTGCTTATCATTTTTGGGGTAAAATATCCTTTATTTGTAGGCAGTTGTGAAAAGTTTGTTTTTACTGCTTCAGGGCAGTAGGTTCTTTTATCATCTCTCTCCTAAATATCATTTATGAGAAAATTTTTAACCCCCATACTGGTAGTAGCTGCGTTACCAGCGCTAGCTCAAAGCCAGGTAGTTACAGGACGTATAACAGGGCCTGATGGTAGCGCAATTCCAGGGGCTACTATTGTAGAACGCGGTACTACCAACGGCGTAAGCAGCGGACCAGATGGCAATTTTTCGCTTTCTGTTAAGCCTCAGGCTACACTTGTTATCAGTTCTATCGGTTACACCTCTCAAACCGTAGCAGTAGGAGGCCGCAGCTCGCTTTCCGTCACACTAGCAGCCAGCGCCACCGACTTATCTGAGGCAGTAGTTGTAGGCTATGGTACCCAGAGCAAGACTGACCTTACAGGTTCCATAGCGCAGATATCTGCCAAAGATGTTGGTAATCAACCCGTTCAGTCATTTGAGCAGTCTATTCAAGGTAAGGCAGCCGGCGTATTTATCGAAAGCAGTAGCGGCAAGCTAGGCCAAGGCATTCGGGTACGAGTACGAGGTGTGTCATCTATTAGCGGTGATACTCAGCCGCTATATGTAGTAGATGGAATTCCGGTACTCACCGATAATCTATCATCGAATGGTAGTGCCACTAATCCCATTGCCGATATTAACCCCAATGACATCGAAAGCATCAACGTGCTCAAAGATGCATCGGCTACGGCTATTTACGGCTCGCGAGCTACTAATGGCGTTGTCATTGTTACAACCAAGCGCGGACGGGCTGGGGCCACGAAATTCTCGATTGGCTATCAGACAGGGATAAGCAATCCAACCCATCTGCGAGAATTCTTAAACGCCTCGCAATATATTGATTTACTGACTGAAGCGCGAAATAATGCTGGTTACTCAGCAGCTTCGACAGCCAGCCGCCTGAAAATTATTTCGGCTGGCCAAGACCCAACCAGCTTCAATACTGACTGGCAGCACCAGGCATTTCAACGGGCTCCGTTCTCGCAGTATGACTTGAACGCGAGTGGCGGCAATGACAAAACCCGCTTCTTCATCTCAGGGCAGTATAGTGACCAGCATGGTATCATAGTTGGTAACCGCTACCAACGCATGAACGCACGTTTCAATCTCGACCATCAAGCAACTGACAAGCTGTCGTTTGGTATCAACCTCGGGGCTACGCGCTCGGTCAACGACCGCCTGCCAAACGATGATGCCTTCAGTTCCCCGATGCAGATTGTAGCCCTTTCGCCTCTTACACCCCTCACTGACCCACGTACGGGATTAATTAGTGGCGCCCTCGACCCAGCTACTGGTATCTACAGCACCAACTTTCCTTTTTACTACAACCCGCTACTGAGCATAATTGGCGGCTCATACAAAGCCACCACCTATCGGCTGCTAGGTAATACGTATGCTCAATTTAAGTTCACACCTGAGCTATACTTCCGCTCCGAGGTGGGCGTAGATTTTACCAACTATGATGAGGAGCAGTACTTGGGGCGTGTAACCTCACGCAATACCAACCCTACTAATGGGTATGGGTACAATGCAGCACAGGTGAATACTAAACTGGTAATCAATAACTATTTCAATTATCATAAAACCTTTGCTGAACAGCATTTAGTCGACGTCACTGTAGGAACGGCCTATGAGCAGGGCCAACTAACGGGCAATAGCGTAACAGGTACTCAGTTTGCCTCTGATGCTTACAAAACAATTGTCAACGCCTCGCTTATTACGGCTGGTAACTCCTTTAATAACGGTGGCAACACCTTGGTTTCGTACTTCGGCCGCCTTTCCTACGCATTTGCAGGTAAGTACCTGCTGGGCGGCAGTGCTCGTCTAGATGGCTCATCGCGCTTTGGCTCTAACCACCGCTACGGACTATTCTCCGCTGCCTCGGCTGGCTGGCTCATCTCAGAAGAAGACTTCCTAAAGGGAAATCCTACACTAAGCCTACTTAAGATACGGGCCAGCATTGGTAAGACTGGTAACCAAGGATTTGGCAACTTTGGGTCTCGCAACCTGTTTAGCGGTACGTCAGGTTATGTGGGCGTACCCGGTCAGGCACCTTCGCAACTCGGTAATCCCGACCTGACGTGGGAATCAACCACGCAATATGACGCTGGCTTGGAGTATGGCTTCCTCGACAACCGTATCTCGGGTGAGTTTGATGCATACTTTAAAAACACCAATGGCTTGCTGCTCAATCAGCCTGTGCCCTTGACTACTGGCTTCACCTCGGTTGCTCGCAATGTGGGTAGCCTCGAGAACAAGGGCTTGGAATTTGTGCTTACTACCCGTAACCTCGTGGGGGCTTTCACTTGGACGACCAGCTTCAATGCCGCCATCAACCGCAACAAAATCACGAATCTTAGTGGGCCTGCGATTTTGGGTAGCAACTTAAGTCGGGCGCAAGAAGGCCAGCCATTAGGCGTGTTTGTAGGGCCAGAGTATGCTGGAGTGGACCCCGCAAACGGTGATGCACTCTATTATGTAAATGCTACGAAGGCGGATGGCACCCTTGACCGCTCGACAACTAACGATATCAATGGGGCTACTTCCGTAGTAGTGGGCAATCCGAATCCAACATGGACAGGTGGTATAACCAACACGTTATCTTATAAAGGCATTGACCTGACGGCTACACTTGTTGGCGTATTTGGCAATCAGATTTATGATGGAGGAGCTCAGTATTATTCTGTAGGCTTTAACAACGGCTACGATAACCAGACCATCGACCAACTTGGCCGTTGGCAGAAGCCGGGAGATATTACCAACATTCCTAAAGCTTCTCTCTTCACTGGCAATGGTACGGGTGCTTCGTCACGCTTTGTACGTAACGGCGACTACGGTCGCCTACGAACCGTTGTGTTAGGTTACAACTTACCTGCCACCCTAGTTAAGCGCGGTTACCTGCAATCGGCACGCGTGTTTGTGCAGGCACTCAACTTGTTGACGTTTACCAAATACAAGGGCTGGGACCCCGAAGTAAGCGCTGACTACCTGACGGGTGGTACCAGTACCAGCCAGAATAATATCAACCAGGGAGTTGATTTCTACACCGCTCCACAGCCACGCACCTTCACGGCAGGCGTCAATCTGGGCTTTTAAATCGAGCGGATTCTTCTCTCTCTAACGTGTTTCTTTTATGAAAAAAATAGTATTAGGTCTGCTGGTTGCCGGTCTGGCAGCGGGCACGACCACGAGCTGCAATAAAAAGCTCGATGTAACGCCCGTCGATGCTATCGATGCTAATCAGGCACTTAACACCCCCGACGATGTCCAGGCTGCCTTAGTAGGCAGTTATACCAGTCTGCAGGCCGCTGAGTCATACAACGGGTATATCCAGTTCATGCCAGACCTACTGGCAGATAATGGGGATATCAGTTACGTAGGAACTTACTCACAGCCTCAAGAATTCCAGCGCAAAGCTATTCGGAAGGATAATAGCTTTGTCTATTCAATGTGGCAGCGCGCCTACATTACCATTAACCGCACAAACAATGTGCTGGCCAACTTAGACAAGGTGACCATCGCAGCTAATAAGACGCGTATTGAAGGAGAAGCCGAGTTTATTCGCTCCCTGACGTACTTTGACTTGGTACGCCTTTACGCCCGCGACTGGAGCGATGGCACACCTAGCAGTAATCCAGGCGTACCGTTGGTGCTCACACCGACTACCGTCGTTACCGATGCGAACAACGTAAAGCGTAATACAGTTGCTGAGGTATATACCCAGATTATTGCCGACCTAACAAAAGCGGAAGCGGAACTGCCTGCCAGTAATGGCTTCTTTGCTACCAAATATGCGGCAGCGGCTATTCTTTCTCGCGTGTATTTGCAGCAGGGCCGCTTCGCTGACGCGGCGGCGGCGGCAAACCGTGTTATCGCTAGTGGGTCGTTCTCACTCGACCAGAGTTACGCCGATGAATTCTATCAGGGTGGTGACTTAGTGAGCAATACCCCGGAAGATATTTTCACTATTCAGAACTCGGCGCAGAGCGGTAGTAATAGTGGCAGCAATCAACTCAATAACTTCTATTCGCAGTTCCAGCGCGGAGAAGTAAACGTTAATGACCAACTTCTGAATCAGTTTGAACCAGGTGATGACCGGAAGAATCTGTTTACTTTAACCTCAAGTCAGGTCTATTCAGATAAATTTGATGCGCAGTACGGCACCGTAAAACTTATTCGTCTGGCTGAAATGTATTTAACCCGTGCCGAGGCGAACTTTCGCGCTGGCACAACGGTAGGTGATACACCCCTTAACGATATCAACCTTGTCCGTGCCCGCGTTAATCTACCCGCTCTGACGAGCCTGACACTACCTGCTATTCTAAAAGAACGTAAACTGGAGCTAGCTTTTGAAGGCTTTCGTCTTGGCGACCTTAAGCGCAACAAAGAATCGACTACCGACCCAGTTGCAAATACTCCCATCGCTTGGAATTCTCCTCGTCTGGTATTTCCAATACCACTGGCAGAAATTAATGCCAACCCTAACATAACACAGAATCAGGGCTACTAAGACTGAACGCCTACAAAAAGACCCGCTACTTACGTGACGGGTCTTTTTTGTTTAAGGTCAATTGACCAGCTTATCTATTAATAAGTGGCGCAATACTGCGGTCAACGCCCGGTTCACTGACATAAGCATTCGGGCGGGGGCGCTATTCCTGGTCGTCGTCTTCCTCATCGAAACTCAGCTCCCGCGCCAGGTCCACAGCCTCGGCCTGCACCTGGGCCAGCAGGTCGGGCGCGTCGGCGTCGAGCGTGCGGGCGAAGAGGTCGAGCAGGGCTTCGCCTTCGTCGTTGACGTAGAGGTTGGTATAAATCTGCTCAAACAACTTGTTTTCCTTGCCAATCTGCTTGTCGATTTCCTGCGGCGAGTGGGCCGTGTTCAAGGCGCGGTGCAGTACTTCGGCAGCGCGGCGGGCTTCGTCGTGGTCGCCCAGGTCGCCGAGCAGGCGCAGCAGGCTCATGGCCACACCCAGGCGCCACTGCTCGAAGCGGAAAGGCTGGTCGCGGCCGGTAGCCTGCTCGAAGCCGGCTTCGGCACCCAGCGCAGCGGGCGTAAGATAGTGAGCTACTTCAGCGGGCTCACGGAAGGTAAGGCGAAGCAGGGTTTCGTAGGTCGTCATCTGTTTGGTGTTGTTTAGCTCCCCCATACCTGCCATACAAACAGCGAGGCCACGTAGGCCAGGCCGGTCATGTACACGAGCTGGCCCAGGGGCCAGCGCCAGCTTTTGGTTTCGCGGTACGTAACGGCCAGTGTGCTCATGCACTGCATGGCAAACACGTAAAATACCAGCAGCGACAAGGCCCGCACCGGCGTAAAGAACGGCCGGCCCTGCGCATCTTTTTCGCCGGCCAGCTTTTGCTGCACCGTGCCCAGGTCGGCATCCTGGCCCACGCTGTAAATGGTGCTCATAGTGCCCACAAATACCTCGCGGGCCGCGAAGGACGTGAGCAGCGCAATCCCGACTTTCCAGTCGAAGCCCAGCGGCCGGATGGCGGGCTCCAGCACATGCCCGAAAGAGCCCGCGTAGGAGTTTTCGAGGCGGGCCGAAGCCACACGCCGCTCGGTTTCGGCAGCCGACCAGTGCCCGGCGCTGGCCGTTTGCTGCACCTGAAGGGCAGCCTGCTCCTGCCGCCGGCCCGGACCATAGCTGGCCAATACCCACAGCAGTATTGAGATAGCAATGATTACCTTGCCAGCCTGCGTTACGAAGGCTTTTACTTTCTCCACAATCGTCAGGCCCACGTTTTTCCAGCGCGGCCAGCGATACACCGGAAACTCCATGATGAAGTAGCTGCGCTCGCGGGCTTTGAGCACGGCTTTCAGCAGCAGCGCCGACAGCAGCGCCGACGTGAGCCCCAGCAGGTAGAGGCCCATCAGCACGAGCCCGCGCAGGTTGAAGATGCCGAGCCACGCCTCGTCGGGCACTACCAGCGCCACCAGCACCGTGTATACCGGGATGCGCGCCGAGCACGACATCAGGGGCGTGACGAATATCGTCAACATCCTATCTTTCCAGCTCTCAATGGTGCGGGCGCCCATAATGGCCGGCACCGCGCAGGCAAGCCCCGAAATAAGCGGCACCACGCTCTTGCCGCTGAGCCCAAACGGACGCATCAGCTTGTCCATGAGAAAAGTAACCCTGGCCATGTAGCCGGTTTCTTCCAGCACCGCCAGGAAGGCAAAGAGCAGGGCAATCTGCGGAATAAAAATCAGCACCCCGCCCAGGCCGGCTATCACGCCCTCCGTGAGCAGCCGCACCAGCGGCCCGTGAAAACGCGCCTGAATGGCGGCGCTCAGGGCCGAAATGCCCTGGTCTATCCACTGCATCGGATACTGCGCCCAGGCAAAAATGGCCTGAAACAGCAAAAACAGAATTGCCAGAAAAATGAGGTAGCCCAATACGCGGTGCGTCAGCACTTTGTCGATGCGGTTGGAAGCTGGCTCGCGGCGCTCGGTGCGCGTCACGGTCACTACCTCCAGCAGCAGCTCATTTATGTGGGCGTAGCGCGCTACCGTTTCGGCCGCCTGCTGGGCGGTAGAGTTGAAAGCAGCTTTTTCGGTAAGCGTGGCCAGGTACTGGCGGTCGTCTTCGCTCAGAAAGTGCAGCTGCCGGAACTGGTGGGCATAGTGCAGAGCCAGGTAATCGTTGGGCAGCTTAAAGTGCTGGCGAATCTCGGCCAGCAGCAGCCGCAGCTCGGGCGCCGGCTGCCAGAAGCGGCCGGCCGGCGGCCGGGCGGCCAGGCGGTCGGCCATGACGATGCGCAGCGCGGCCAGGCCCACGCCCCTGCGCGCATTCATCGGCACCACGGGCACGCCCAGCTCCCGCTCCAGCGTCGCTACATCGAGCTGAATACCGCGCTCAGCAGCTACATCGGTCATGTTGAGCGCTAGGATGGCCGGCAGGCCCAGGTCGGCGAGCTGCGAAAACAGCAGCAGGCTGCGGCGCAGGTTGCTGGCATCCACGGTCACTACCACAAAGTCGGGATAGTCGGGCGAGCGCGGGTTATAAAGCAAATCGGCAATAACGCGCTCATCGAGGCTCTTGGGATAGAGCGAGTACGTGCCGGGCAAATCCACGACTTCGGCCCGGCGCTGCCCGCCGAGCTGGGCAATGCCCGTTTTGCGGTCAACGGTAACGCCGGGAAAATTCCCCACCTTCTGGTTAAGGCCCGTCAGCTGATTAAACAGCGAAGTTTTGCCCGAGTTGGGGTTGCCGATAAGGGCCAGGCGGGGCAGGCGCTCCGGGGCCATCTCCCGCAGGCCGGGGAGCGGCGCCGCCGGCCGCACATCCTTGGTAGCGCCCACCATTGCGTTTGAGTTAGTCTTTGAGCTGTATTGTGAGGGCCTCACTTACGCGCAGCGACAGCGTGTACTCTTCATCTCCGAGCACCAGCATGAGCGGGTCGCCGAGGGGGCGCGGCCCGCCAGGCGCACCTGCGTACCCGGAATGCACCCCATATCGAGCAGCTTAAGGGCCATCTGCGGGTCTTTCAGGCAGCATACGGTGGCCGATTCGCCGGGCCGCAGGTCGTTGGCGGTGCGGCGGCCGGAGGCCGGCTGCGGAGCAGCCACGGCGGTGGAGCGACGAAAAATAGCCACGATAGCAGAGCGTTTGGTTATTTAGATTTAATTCAAACAAAGATACGGCACTTTAGTTGCCGGGCCCAGCCAATAGGATTTTTTATCCGCTTTACGACCATTCGCCTACAATCCGGCGGGGTTCGCCGCAACGCACTAAAGTCTTGGCTAAAAGGCCGGCTTACCTATGCACAACCTAAGCTTTTCAAGCTTATTTTTGCATTAGGCAGTCCTTTTTCTACTTACAAATGTTTCAACGTTTATTTTATTTTGCACTATTCGTATGCATTGCCAGCGGCACCGTACGAGCCCAGTCTACTTCGCCCACTCCTTCGCTCTTAGCCGGCAAAATTATTGACAAAGCCACGAAGGAGCCCCTGCCGTTTACCTCCCTCAGCCTGAAGGCGGAACAGACCGGAGCACTCAGCAATGAGTTTGGGGTTTTTCAGCTGCCGGGGCCGGTGAAAAACGATACCGACTCGCTCATTGTAATGGCGCTGGGCTATGAGCATCTGGCTATCGCAGTAGAAAAGGGTAAGCCGATGGCCAACCTCGTGCTCGAAGTGAGCCGCCGCGCCATTGCCCTGAAAGAAGTAACGGTGAAAGGGGGCAAAGTGAAAAACCTGGAGCTGGGCACCAGCTCCAACCGGCCGGGCGATGGCCTGCTGCAAGGGCAGCCCGGTGGGCAGTATGCCTTTTTTGTTAAGAATGACAAAAACAAGCGGTTGGGCAACATCCGCTCGGTGTCGTTCTACATTGGCGAAAACGGCTTCCCCCGCGAGCCGTTCCGGGTGCGCCTCTACAAGCCCGATGGCAACTACAACTCGCCCAATACGGATATTCTGACCGATAACGTGGTAGTATCGGCCCCGAAAGGCGGCCAATGGTACACGGTTGACCTGACGCCCTACAACGTGGTAGCGCCCGAAGAAGGCTTCTTTGTGGCGATGGAATGGATTGTGAGCGGCGACAAGTTCTTCAATACCAACTTTATGGACGACAGCTACACGCCCTACGGCCAGATTATGCGCCCGACCTTCGAGTTCAAGGAAAGCCGTACCTGGACGTACTCCATCGCCAAAGGCTGGACGCTGCTGACGATGGCCACCGCCGCCGGCCAGCACTACAATGCCATGATTAAGGCAGAAGTGGACATGATTAAGTAAAAACTATATAGTTAATTCAAGCTAAAAGAGTTGCCGCCGCTCCATACCCCGGAGCAGCGGCAACCCTTTTAGCTTGGCTGGAATACTTAGTTACCCGCGTGCCCAACCACCCACCGCCGGATAAACTCCTGCACGCCGGGGTCAAACGTAGGCTTGGGCTCGCCGCCCAGCATATTCCACTGGTATAGTGGCGGTTGCATGAGGTGGTTGATGCCCTTGGGCCGGTATAGGGTCACCAAACGGTTGCCGCTGGCCTTAAAGGCATGCTTCAGGGCCGGCAGGTGCCGGGCGGGCGGGGCCTGCTCATCGGCCTGGCCCGTAATCAGCAATACCGGGCACTGCACGGCGTAGATATTCTCGGTCGGGTCG
The sequence above is drawn from the Hymenobacter baengnokdamensis genome and encodes:
- a CDS encoding RagB/SusD family nutrient uptake outer membrane protein, whose protein sequence is MKKIVLGLLVAGLAAGTTTSCNKKLDVTPVDAIDANQALNTPDDVQAALVGSYTSLQAAESYNGYIQFMPDLLADNGDISYVGTYSQPQEFQRKAIRKDNSFVYSMWQRAYITINRTNNVLANLDKVTIAANKTRIEGEAEFIRSLTYFDLVRLYARDWSDGTPSSNPGVPLVLTPTTVVTDANNVKRNTVAEVYTQIIADLTKAEAELPASNGFFATKYAAAAILSRVYLQQGRFADAAAAANRVIASGSFSLDQSYADEFYQGGDLVSNTPEDIFTIQNSAQSGSNSGSNQLNNFYSQFQRGEVNVNDQLLNQFEPGDDRKNLFTLTSSQVYSDKFDAQYGTVKLIRLAEMYLTRAEANFRAGTTVGDTPLNDINLVRARVNLPALTSLTLPAILKERKLELAFEGFRLGDLKRNKESTTDPVANTPIAWNSPRLVFPIPLAEINANPNITQNQGY
- a CDS encoding FeoA family protein; this translates as MAIFRRSTAVAAPQPASGRRTANDLRPGESATVCCLKDPQMALKLLDMGCIPGTQVRLAGRAPSATRSCWCSEMKSTRCRCA
- the feoB gene encoding ferrous iron transport protein B; the encoded protein is MVGATKDVRPAAPLPGLREMAPERLPRLALIGNPNSGKTSLFNQLTGLNQKVGNFPGVTVDRKTGIAQLGGQRRAEVVDLPGTYSLYPKSLDERVIADLLYNPRSPDYPDFVVVTVDASNLRRSLLLFSQLADLGLPAILALNMTDVAAERGIQLDVATLERELGVPVVPMNARRGVGLAALRIVMADRLAARPPAGRFWQPAPELRLLLAEIRQHFKLPNDYLALHYAHQFRQLHFLSEDDRQYLATLTEKAAFNSTAQQAAETVARYAHINELLLEVVTVTRTERREPASNRIDKVLTHRVLGYLIFLAILFLLFQAIFAWAQYPMQWIDQGISALSAAIQARFHGPLVRLLTEGVIAGLGGVLIFIPQIALLFAFLAVLEETGYMARVTFLMDKLMRPFGLSGKSVVPLISGLACAVPAIMGARTIESWKDRMLTIFVTPLMSCSARIPVYTVLVALVVPDEAWLGIFNLRGLVLMGLYLLGLTSALLSALLLKAVLKARERSYFIMEFPVYRWPRWKNVGLTIVEKVKAFVTQAGKVIIAISILLWVLASYGPGRRQEQAALQVQQTASAGHWSAAETERRVASARLENSYAGSFGHVLEPAIRPLGFDWKVGIALLTSFAAREVFVGTMSTIYSVGQDADLGTVQQKLAGEKDAQGRPFFTPVRALSLLVFYVFAMQCMSTLAVTYRETKSWRWPLGQLVYMTGLAYVASLFVWQVWGS
- a CDS encoding ribonuclease D, coding for MKPTIHYLTTAAQVAEAAAHFATLPRIGIDLEFDDNRYRYGRHVALIQVFDGESVYLIDPLPLEPEMAAGLEPLFAVLRDPAVAKVFHSCKSDILLLDELFDVHCRTIVDTSVQFTLLALEDNNISLGRLIQSELGFEVDKGEQKSNWLKRPLTEAQKEYAANDVLYLFELTDRLAVRLQEQGRAQWAAEENLALEAVRYGRDELRPHLRLAGKFRIGPAELPLFRELYALRDRVARQLDRPSYMVLSNDRLAELAHQPIASHGALRNAGGLHPELKRAPYADELVALATADLVPDGPLPADQRRPQPFRRRFGGPVAARAEAREALLTTIKNHLATDYSPVLANTVLSNRLIGDVVEQGSLAALRPWQRQLLGETAARHGLEITELEDALQG
- a CDS encoding carboxypeptidase-like regulatory domain-containing protein, whose amino-acid sequence is MFQRLFYFALFVCIASGTVRAQSTSPTPSLLAGKIIDKATKEPLPFTSLSLKAEQTGALSNEFGVFQLPGPVKNDTDSLIVMALGYEHLAIAVEKGKPMANLVLEVSRRAIALKEVTVKGGKVKNLELGTSSNRPGDGLLQGQPGGQYAFFVKNDKNKRLGNIRSVSFYIGENGFPREPFRVRLYKPDGNYNSPNTDILTDNVVVSAPKGGQWYTVDLTPYNVVAPEEGFFVAMEWIVSGDKFFNTNFMDDSYTPYGQIMRPTFEFKESRTWTYSIAKGWTLLTMATAAGQHYNAMIKAEVDMIK
- a CDS encoding SusC/RagA family TonB-linked outer membrane protein, whose protein sequence is MRKFLTPILVVAALPALAQSQVVTGRITGPDGSAIPGATIVERGTTNGVSSGPDGNFSLSVKPQATLVISSIGYTSQTVAVGGRSSLSVTLAASATDLSEAVVVGYGTQSKTDLTGSIAQISAKDVGNQPVQSFEQSIQGKAAGVFIESSSGKLGQGIRVRVRGVSSISGDTQPLYVVDGIPVLTDNLSSNGSATNPIADINPNDIESINVLKDASATAIYGSRATNGVVIVTTKRGRAGATKFSIGYQTGISNPTHLREFLNASQYIDLLTEARNNAGYSAASTASRLKIISAGQDPTSFNTDWQHQAFQRAPFSQYDLNASGGNDKTRFFISGQYSDQHGIIVGNRYQRMNARFNLDHQATDKLSFGINLGATRSVNDRLPNDDAFSSPMQIVALSPLTPLTDPRTGLISGALDPATGIYSTNFPFYYNPLLSIIGGSYKATTYRLLGNTYAQFKFTPELYFRSEVGVDFTNYDEEQYLGRVTSRNTNPTNGYGYNAAQVNTKLVINNYFNYHKTFAEQHLVDVTVGTAYEQGQLTGNSVTGTQFASDAYKTIVNASLITAGNSFNNGGNTLVSYFGRLSYAFAGKYLLGGSARLDGSSRFGSNHRYGLFSAASAGWLISEEDFLKGNPTLSLLKIRASIGKTGNQGFGNFGSRNLFSGTSGYVGVPGQAPSQLGNPDLTWESTTQYDAGLEYGFLDNRISGEFDAYFKNTNGLLLNQPVPLTTGFTSVARNVGSLENKGLEFVLTTRNLVGAFTWTTSFNAAINRNKITNLSGPAILGSNLSRAQEGQPLGVFVGPEYAGVDPANGDALYYVNATKADGTLDRSTTNDINGATSVVVGNPNPTWTGGITNTLSYKGIDLTATLVGVFGNQIYDGGAQYYSVGFNNGYDNQTIDQLGRWQKPGDITNIPKASLFTGNGTGASSRFVRNGDYGRLRTVVLGYNLPATLVKRGYLQSARVFVQALNLLTFTKYKGWDPEVSADYLTGGTSTSQNNINQGVDFYTAPQPRTFTAGVNLGF